From Halotia branconii CENA392, the proteins below share one genomic window:
- a CDS encoding zinc metalloprotease HtpX, which translates to MSLQSGLDAFQQGRYQEAVELLEQFCRNCVDHNSSDYLSAQMWLMKAYQGAGEVEKATSLCQKLMMSENSQIRNWAQKASQSLPKGAVTQSSTTQKAGRAVTTGVKLAMGGVGGSLVLASGVTMTLLFGMVLALGLSLVFILGSDNPLQGLAIAIGITITFNIAAFFLSPFLMDLTQRWLYQTRWVELAEIETLSPETAKVLRQVCQQKNLKTPRLGIINDQNPTAFTYGSLPNSARLVVSQGLFTYLDDDEIATVYAHELGHIVHWDFAVMTVASTLVQICYLIYSTARRLARGGGDSKIKDAIQTAGFVAYVFYIIGTYLLLYLSRTREYFADHFAAESTGNPNGLSRALVKIAYGILEEGSRTQEPSRLIEGTRALGIYDHKAAASTGTAYRIASEPQKIGRVFLWDLFNPWGWWMELNSTHPLTGKRVRALSTYAEQLGLPTEFDMGRVVGEGKNLNRSKLYGNFLLDITLYGAETIGFFAGLALGIIIWSSDSNSGLILGAPIIGLGLGILIKAFVMFPNYKQAPTSDVLTLMSDPYASPLRGQPAKLEGQLIGRGDAGYKFGSDLKIQDRSGMLYLHYASRFGPIGNFLFGMKRVQSLIGEQVGAVGWFRRGVAPWMDLIQLQSENGTVVNSYHRLWSFILGGGSIILGVVLTVFLSSR; encoded by the coding sequence ATGTCATTACAATCTGGATTAGATGCCTTTCAACAAGGACGTTATCAAGAAGCAGTTGAGTTGCTAGAACAGTTCTGCCGAAATTGTGTTGACCACAATTCTTCAGATTATCTTTCTGCACAGATGTGGCTGATGAAAGCTTACCAAGGTGCAGGCGAAGTCGAAAAAGCAACGAGTCTGTGTCAAAAGTTAATGATGAGTGAAAACTCACAGATTCGCAACTGGGCCCAAAAAGCTAGCCAATCTTTACCCAAAGGTGCAGTAACTCAGTCTAGCACCACCCAAAAAGCCGGACGTGCTGTTACAACTGGTGTCAAACTAGCAATGGGGGGTGTAGGTGGCTCTCTTGTATTAGCCTCTGGTGTCACCATGACCTTGTTGTTTGGTATGGTATTAGCTTTAGGCTTGAGCTTAGTATTTATTTTAGGTAGCGATAATCCACTCCAAGGACTAGCGATCGCGATTGGTATTACAATAACTTTCAATATCGCTGCCTTTTTCCTATCTCCGTTTTTGATGGATTTGACCCAGCGCTGGCTTTACCAGACTCGTTGGGTAGAATTAGCAGAAATAGAAACCCTCAGTCCAGAGACAGCTAAAGTTCTTCGGCAAGTTTGTCAGCAGAAAAACCTTAAAACTCCCCGATTGGGAATCATTAACGACCAAAATCCAACGGCTTTTACTTACGGTTCATTACCTAACAGCGCCCGCTTAGTCGTCAGTCAGGGACTTTTCACATACCTGGATGATGATGAAATTGCTACCGTCTATGCCCATGAATTAGGACACATCGTCCATTGGGATTTTGCAGTGATGACAGTAGCATCTACATTAGTGCAGATTTGCTACTTAATTTATAGCACAGCCAGAAGATTGGCTCGTGGTGGTGGCGATAGCAAAATTAAAGATGCTATCCAAACCGCTGGTTTTGTGGCCTACGTATTTTATATTATCGGTACTTACTTACTGCTGTATCTCTCCCGTACCAGAGAATACTTTGCTGACCACTTCGCCGCAGAAAGCACAGGTAATCCTAACGGATTATCCCGCGCCTTGGTGAAGATTGCCTACGGGATATTAGAAGAAGGTTCACGGACACAAGAACCCAGCCGTTTAATTGAAGGGACTCGCGCCTTGGGTATCTACGACCATAAAGCTGCTGCTTCTACGGGAACCGCCTACCGCATTGCATCCGAACCTCAAAAAATAGGTCGCGTCTTTTTGTGGGATTTATTTAATCCTTGGGGCTGGTGGATGGAGTTAAATTCTACTCATCCCCTGACTGGTAAACGAGTCCGCGCCCTCAGCACCTATGCTGAACAGTTGGGTTTACCAACTGAGTTTGATATGGGACGAGTTGTAGGAGAAGGTAAAAACCTCAATAGAAGCAAGCTTTACGGTAATTTCTTGTTAGATATTACGCTATATGGAGCCGAAACCATCGGTTTCTTTGCTGGCTTGGCCTTGGGTATAATTATCTGGTCAAGTGACTCAAACTCAGGTTTAATATTAGGCGCGCCAATTATCGGTTTAGGGTTGGGAATACTCATCAAAGCCTTTGTCATGTTCCCCAACTACAAGCAAGCACCAACGTCTGACGTTCTTACTTTAATGTCAGACCCCTACGCCAGTCCATTGCGTGGACAACCTGCAAAATTGGAAGGTCAATTAATTGGTCGTGGCGACGCTGGTTATAAGTTTGGTTCCGATTTAAAAATTCAAGACCGTAGCGGTATGCTTTATCTGCATTACGCTTCCCGCTTTGGCCCCATTGGCAATTTCTTATTTGGGATGAAGCGAGTACAAAGCTTAATCGGTGAACAAGTCGGGGCTGTGGGTTGGTTCCGTCGGGGTGTTGCGCCCTGGATGGATTTGATCCAACTTCAAAGCGAAAATGGCACTGTTGTCAATAGTTACCATCGTTTATGGTCATTCATCCTTGGTGGTGGATCGATTATCTTAGGAGTGGTCTTGACTGTGTTTTTGAGCAGCAGATAG
- a CDS encoding Uma2 family endonuclease has protein sequence MDIKTEVTIEDLYHLPDNCKAEIVNGKLLLMSPTGFLPGRTGGEIYASLHDYERLKKNGYALPDNVGFIVNLTHRRSLSPDAAFYTGKPTGGKFLNGAPVFAAEVRSENDYGDKAEKDMASKRRDYFAAGTLVVWDVDVLKEEVIRVYRASDPEEPQVYRRREMAEAEPAVPGWTMLVDNLFVEKRTTEAQR, from the coding sequence ATGGATATAAAAACTGAGGTCACAATTGAGGATTTATACCACTTACCCGACAATTGTAAAGCGGAGATTGTGAATGGAAAATTGTTGCTGATGTCTCCAACTGGATTTTTACCGGGACGTACGGGAGGTGAAATTTATGCCAGTCTGCACGATTATGAACGCCTGAAAAAGAATGGTTATGCTTTACCTGATAATGTTGGTTTTATTGTAAATCTTACTCATCGCCGTTCTTTAAGTCCTGATGCCGCATTTTATACTGGCAAACCTACAGGTGGAAAGTTTCTTAATGGTGCGCCTGTGTTTGCTGCTGAGGTGAGAAGTGAAAATGATTATGGTGATAAGGCTGAGAAAGATATGGCTAGCAAACGCCGTGATTATTTTGCTGCGGGTACTTTGGTAGTTTGGGATGTGGATGTACTGAAAGAGGAAGTGATTAGAGTATACCGTGCTAGTGATCCTGAAGAACCGCAAGTGTATCGCCGTAGGGAGATGGCTGAAGCTGAACCCGCAGTACCAGGATGGACTATGTTAGTGGATAATTTGTTTGTTGAAAAACGAACCACAGAGGCACAGAGATGA
- a CDS encoding Uma2 family endonuclease — MIATPQPQKMSIEQYLDWEPLQGCRYEYVNGEIFAMTGGTIPHNDIALNLYRALYPHLRARGCRINVADVKVQVSIQSPYFYPDVVISCDTRDLNARRFIQYPKIIVEVLSPGTEAKDRGEKFAFYRTMPSLQEYILIESEKIGVEFYRRGEGRMWLYSPYTIGEDITIESVDFNCAIDLIYEGVSF; from the coding sequence ATGATTGCCACTCCTCAACCTCAAAAAATGAGTATAGAGCAATACCTTGATTGGGAACCATTACAAGGTTGTCGCTATGAATACGTGAATGGTGAAATCTTTGCTATGACTGGCGGTACAATTCCTCACAATGATATCGCCCTAAATCTCTACAGAGCATTGTATCCCCATTTACGTGCTAGAGGTTGTCGGATCAACGTTGCCGATGTCAAGGTGCAAGTCAGTATTCAAAGCCCATACTTTTATCCTGATGTAGTAATTAGTTGTGATACTAGGGATTTAAATGCACGCAGATTTATTCAATATCCCAAAATAATTGTAGAAGTACTTTCTCCTGGAACAGAAGCTAAAGATAGAGGAGAAAAGTTTGCTTTCTATCGCACTATGCCTAGTTTGCAAGAATATATTTTAATTGAATCTGAAAAAATCGGAGTAGAATTTTATCGTCGGGGAGAGGGCAGAATGTGGCTATATTCTCCCTATACGATTGGTGAAGATATCACTATAGAAAGTGTTGATTTTAATTGTGCAATTGATTTGATTTATGAAGGTGTGAGTTTTTAA
- a CDS encoding DNA phosphorothioation-associated protein 4, which produces MAETGRIRVAKDKAELVKDLTSSNGGTGPFQTFADVIVFAAALGAKHKKRMALGEISKREPSPIPQEQFIVRGYSTVINLIAIAEIQDIKVLSLQEENINEKRNYIFEEYANGGLEILQSEIRGAVNYSERILLILSSERFQDNSEEDFDLSKFIS; this is translated from the coding sequence ATGGCTGAAACTGGTAGAATTAGGGTTGCTAAAGATAAAGCTGAGTTGGTGAAAGATTTAACGTCTTCAAATGGTGGGACAGGGCCTTTTCAGACTTTTGCTGATGTGATTGTGTTTGCAGCAGCTTTAGGTGCAAAACATAAAAAACGGATGGCTTTGGGAGAGATTTCTAAAAGGGAACCATCGCCAATACCTCAAGAACAATTTATAGTTAGGGGATATAGTACAGTAATAAATTTAATAGCCATTGCTGAAATTCAAGATATAAAAGTTTTATCTCTTCAAGAAGAAAATATTAATGAGAAACGTAATTATATCTTTGAAGAATATGCTAATGGTGGACTTGAAATATTACAATCTGAAATCCGGGGCGCAGTAAATTATTCTGAAAGGATTTTATTGATCCTCAGTTCTGAAAGGTTTCAAGATAACTCGGAAGAAGATTTTGACTTAAGTAAATTTATTTCATAA
- a CDS encoding DGQHR domain-containing protein — MKDSASDSTTDIAIDYLERENKEKQVLSLLIDNVLTKKDQIFVQKTEMGGVEAYVSSVTLEWFAGRVHFASGLPLFQKKYNPDTNNVEIDADSIDEIQQRPLDWSRQAPLVQYLAARQNHKFPPVLVVINQPWVDNPKAAEWDNEERATKSTTDFIPLDKDGKVGLLNISEDDVTIYALDGQHRLMGVQGLMELIKTRKLQRYKKDKGADDSFITVNDLIEKYQVDLAYLQNLPKEKIGIEFICAVTTGETRTEARRRVRSIFVHVNLMAAPLTKGQLTQLNEDNGFAIAARKIAVTHSLLEQQQERKPRVNWNSATVASNSTVLTTLQALQDMSERYLGQKFPHWKPLEKGLIPMRPEDEELEQGIEEFSKLFDYLANLPSYKILEHEDTPVLRRFSFEKDGGEGNILFRPVAQVALAQALGILVFKKGFSLVDIFKKLRKFDQQGGFSGMEYPQSLWYGVLYDPNKKRVQVSRRDLAAKLLIYILGGIQDQMERAELRKSLADARTVEDKTISFNGEFVEPKQVGLPPIL, encoded by the coding sequence ATGAAAGACAGTGCATCTGACTCAACTACTGACATCGCTATAGACTATCTAGAACGAGAAAATAAGGAAAAACAGGTACTATCTTTATTGATAGATAATGTTTTAACGAAAAAAGACCAAATTTTCGTTCAAAAAACCGAAATGGGTGGTGTAGAAGCTTATGTTAGCTCTGTGACTTTAGAATGGTTTGCGGGTCGTGTTCACTTCGCCTCTGGCTTACCTCTGTTTCAAAAAAAGTACAATCCAGACACAAATAATGTTGAGATTGACGCAGATAGTATTGATGAAATTCAGCAACGCCCCCTTGATTGGTCACGTCAAGCACCGCTAGTGCAGTATCTAGCAGCTCGACAAAATCATAAGTTTCCCCCGGTGCTGGTAGTAATTAATCAACCGTGGGTGGATAATCCCAAAGCTGCTGAATGGGATAACGAAGAACGCGCCACAAAATCTACTACTGATTTCATCCCCCTAGATAAAGACGGTAAAGTAGGACTGCTAAATATTTCTGAGGATGATGTAACTATATATGCGCTAGATGGTCAACATCGATTAATGGGGGTTCAGGGATTGATGGAGTTAATCAAAACTCGCAAACTCCAGCGCTATAAAAAAGATAAAGGTGCTGATGACAGTTTTATTACAGTCAATGATTTAATAGAAAAGTACCAAGTAGACCTTGCTTACTTGCAAAATTTACCCAAGGAAAAAATTGGTATTGAGTTCATCTGTGCGGTAACGACTGGGGAAACTCGCACCGAGGCAAGGCGGAGGGTAAGATCGATTTTTGTTCATGTCAATCTGATGGCTGCACCCTTGACTAAAGGTCAGCTAACACAGTTGAATGAAGATAACGGTTTTGCGATCGCAGCTAGAAAAATTGCAGTTACACATTCACTGTTAGAACAACAACAAGAGCGCAAACCCCGCGTCAATTGGAATAGTGCAACAGTAGCTTCCAATTCTACAGTTTTGACGACTTTGCAAGCTCTACAAGATATGTCTGAGCGATATTTGGGTCAAAAGTTCCCTCACTGGAAACCCTTGGAGAAAGGTCTAATTCCCATGCGACCAGAGGATGAAGAACTTGAGCAGGGAATTGAGGAATTTAGCAAGCTATTTGATTATTTGGCGAATCTTCCAAGCTACAAAATTTTAGAACATGAAGATACACCAGTTTTACGACGCTTCAGTTTTGAAAAAGATGGAGGCGAAGGAAATATACTTTTCCGTCCGGTTGCTCAAGTTGCATTAGCCCAAGCTTTAGGAATTTTGGTATTTAAAAAAGGTTTCTCCCTAGTAGATATTTTTAAGAAACTGCGGAAGTTTGACCAGCAAGGGGGTTTTAGTGGTATGGAGTATCCCCAATCTCTGTGGTACGGAGTTTTGTACGACCCAAATAAAAAGCGAGTGCAGGTTTCTAGACGAGATTTAGCGGCGAAATTATTAATTTACATCTTAGGTGGGATTCAAGATCAAATGGAACGCGCTGAACTTCGTAAATCTTTAGCTGATGCTAGGACTGTAGAAGATAAAACTATAAGTTTTAATGGCGAGTTTGTTGAACCAAAGCAAGTAGGACTTCCACCTATCCTGTAA
- a CDS encoding HNH endonuclease → MSKAKQPANQRSLVYYCECFSNIKVYKSQTKGDALNKPILLLSIIDLITQYLITDNRITMSNELIDTFKKYWEVLASSTCKGSDFALPFFHLKNDNGKFWHLKYSSGYDGGRPQTIPKLKEDVDYAYLDDELFDLIQDEISRQILIDALVSAWLPSEDNTIEKFLTINENFQDITLKLDKNIKSSNLDVNHRQSLRKSVIRNAFFRKAIVSIYGYKCAFCGLKVTKKINQNIVDGAHIKPFSQFYDSKINNGIALCKNHHWAFDRGWFAVDEQYKIIVSHDLEEVSPNAKPMKDFHGETILLPNTEQYFPELEALQWHRENIFKSR, encoded by the coding sequence ATGAGTAAAGCAAAACAGCCAGCAAATCAGCGAAGTTTAGTTTATTATTGTGAATGTTTCTCTAATATTAAAGTATATAAAAGTCAGACAAAAGGTGATGCTCTTAATAAACCCATTTTACTTTTATCTATAATTGATCTAATTACACAATATTTAATCACAGATAATCGGATCACCATGTCAAATGAATTGATTGATACCTTCAAGAAATATTGGGAAGTACTTGCTTCCAGCACTTGTAAGGGAAGTGATTTTGCACTTCCTTTTTTTCATCTAAAAAATGATAATGGTAAATTTTGGCATCTCAAGTATAGTTCTGGATATGATGGTGGTCGTCCGCAAACAATTCCTAAACTCAAGGAAGATGTTGACTATGCATATTTAGATGATGAACTATTTGATTTAATTCAAGATGAAATCTCTAGGCAAATATTAATTGATGCACTTGTTTCAGCTTGGCTACCATCTGAAGATAATACTATAGAAAAATTTTTAACAATTAATGAAAATTTTCAAGATATTACTTTAAAACTAGATAAAAATATAAAGTCTAGTAATTTAGATGTTAATCATAGACAAAGCTTAAGAAAATCAGTAATTAGAAATGCTTTTTTCAGAAAAGCAATTGTAAGTATTTATGGTTATAAATGTGCTTTTTGTGGACTCAAAGTAACTAAAAAAATTAACCAAAATATTGTGGATGGCGCACACATAAAGCCATTTTCACAGTTTTATGATAGTAAAATTAATAATGGAATAGCATTGTGTAAAAACCATCATTGGGCATTTGATAGGGGTTGGTTTGCTGTAGATGAGCAATACAAAATCATAGTTAGTCATGATTTGGAAGAAGTATCTCCCAATGCTAAACCTATGAAAGATTTTCACGGTGAAACAATACTTTTACCAAATACAGAGCAATACTTTCCAGAACTAGAAGCACTGCAATGGCATCGTGAAAACATATTTAAATCAAGATGA